GTTAATTGAAACAACCGTTGGAAGGGTATTGTTTGGGGAAATCCTTCCTGCCCATTTTCCGTTCCGATTTGTGAATCAGGAATTGACGAAGAAAGAACTCATGAAGATGATTGACATTTGCTACAGAGAGGCTGGCTCACGGGAGACCATTGTCTTGTTAGATAAAATTAAAGATATTGGTTTTAGTTATGCCACTAAAGCGGGGATTTCTATTTGCATCGATGATATGCATATTCCCCAAAAGAAAGGTGCATTGATTGAAAACGCAAGAAAAGAAGTCCTGGAGATTGAGCGACAGTATTCTGATGGGTTAATAACGAATGGAGAACGATACAATAAAGTGATCGATATTTGGGCCCATGTGACTGAGGTTGTGGCCAGTGAAATGATGAAGGAATTAGGAACTGCGGAAAGTGGGGCGAAGAAGGGAGGGGTTCCACATGAACGCAAGGCTTTTAATTCAATTTTTATGATGGCTGAGTCCGGGGCAAGAGGGAGCGCACAGCAGATCCGGCAATTGGGAGGGATGAGGGGATTGATGGCCAAACCTTCCGGGGAAATTATTGAAACCCCTATCACGGCAAACTTTAGAGAGGGTTTGACCGTATTGCAATACTTTATTTCTACCCATGGGGCACGGAAGGGGTTAGCGGATACCGCTTTAAAAACCGCCAACTCTGGTTATTTAACCCGGCGTTTGGTTGATGTGGCCCAGGATGTCATTGTGGGCGAAGAAGACTGTGGATCCACAGATGGTATTTTCGTAACTGCATTGGTGGAAGGGGGAGAGATCATCGAGCCGTTGGATGAAAGGGTTCTGGGAAGAATGACGGGGGAGGATATTCATGATCCATTGACTCAGGAAGTGATCGTTTCCATCAATCAGGAGCTTAATGAGGAAAGAGTGAAGGCGGTTGTGGAAGCTGGGGTTGACCGGGTCAAAATCCGGTCGGTTTTAACCTGTCAGGCCAAAAGAGGGGTGTGTGTCCGGTGCTACGGCCGTGATTTAGCGAAAGGGCGGATTGTGGAGCGCGGCGAGGCGGTGGGCGTAATTGCTGCCCAATCCATTGGGGAACCGGGAACACAATTAACCATGAGAACCTTCCATATCGGGGGAACCGCCAGTAAAGTGGTGGAGCAAACGATTCTTCAGGCAAAAAATACCGGGAAGTTAAAATATTTAAATTTAAGCACCGTCCGAAATAAAGATGGCGACATGGTGGTGATGAACCGAAATGGGAAAATTGCCATCTACGATGAAACGGGAAGAGAGAAAGAGAAATATTCCGTGATTTACGGGGCTAAAATTAAAGTTCAGAGCGGAGCCCGAGTGGAATCCAACCAAAAATTGGTGGAATGGGATCCTTATTCATCCGTTATCCTTACAGAGGTCGGTGGAAAAATTGCCTATGGGGATCTTAGCGAAGGGGAAACGATTAAAGAGGAGGTGGATGAGGTTACCGGGCTTTCCCGCCGGGTGGTTATTGATTTTCCCGGATCTACTTTGCGGCCGAGGCTGTCCGTTAAGGATGAAGGAGGGAAAACTGCCAAGGTTTCTGGGACCAATGCTGTTGCCCGCTATCTTTTACCCGCAGGGGCCCACATCCTGGTTGAAAAGGGTGGTACCGTTTTTCCTGGGGATATCCTGGCTAAGATTCCTAGAGAAACGACCAAAACCAAGGATATTACCGGAGGGCTTCCCCGGGTGGCAGAGTTGTTTGAAGCCCGCCGTCCAAAAGAGCAGGCGGTTATTAGTGAAATTGACGGGATTGTGGAGTATGGTGGTTTTATTAAAGGGATGAGGAAGGTCATCGTGAAAAATGAAATGGGTGATGTAAAAGAATATTTTATTCCCAAAGGAAAGCATGTGAATGTTCACGAGGGAGATTGGGTTATGGCCGGTGAGCCATTGATGGATGGATCAGCCAATCCCCATGATATTTTGGATGTCTTAGGTCCTAAGGAACTCCAGAAATACCTTGTGGATGAGGTGCAGGAAGTCTACCGTCTTCAAGGGGTTTCCATCAATGATAAGCATATTGAAGTTATTGTTCGCCAAATGCTGAGAAGGGTAAAAGTGGAAGAACCTGGGGATGCAGATTTTCTAATTGGTAGTCAAGTGGATAAATTCGTTTTTGCAGAGGAAAATGAGAAGGTCATTGCAAATGGGGGAACTCCGGCCATTGGTCGACCCATTCTTTTGGGAATTACCAAAGCCTCTTTGAGTACAGACAGTTTTATTTCCGCCGCCTCCTTCCAGGAAACCACCCGCGTTTTAACAGAAGCAGCCATCAGTGGCAGGGTAGATGAATTGGTAGGGCTGAAGGAAAATGTTATTGTGGGGAGACTGATTCCCGCGGGAACGGGCTTAATCGATTACCGGGATACCTTTGTGAAGCTTCCACGCTCTTCTGGGAGGGAGCTGGTTGCCGCTCCCCCAGAAAATATTGAGAATCCGGCAGAGGGTCAAC
The DNA window shown above is from Nitrospiria bacterium and carries:
- the rpoC gene encoding DNA-directed RNA polymerase subunit beta'; this encodes MENLYSLFEKPKDLISFDAIRIRIASPEKIQSWSYGEVKKPETINYRSFKPERDGLFCAKIFGPTKDWECNCGKYKRMKHRGVVCDKCGVEVIQSKVRRERMGHIELASPVAHIWFLKGLPSRIGNLLDMTLKQLERVLYFESYVVSDPGSTPLKEKELLSEEKYRNLVAEYGNSFRAEMGAEAIRELLRKIDLDALWEEIRIKVSDANSSAVKKKLTKRLKVVEAFRKSGNKPEWMIMDVIPVIPPELRPLVPLDGGRFATSDLNDLYRRVINRNNRLQRLMELKAPGVIIRNEKRMLQEAVDALFDNGRRGRAIRGPNKRPLKSLSDMLKGKQGRFRQNLLGKRVDYSGRSVIVVGPELRLHQCGLPKKMALELFKPFIFNKLEERGYVTTIKSGKKMVEKERPEVWDVLEEVIREHAILLNRAPTLHRLGIQAFDPVLVEGKAIRLHPLVCSAFNADFDGDQMAVHVPLSVEAQIECRVLMMSIHNVLSPASGKPIMVPSQDMVLGCYYLTKERAGAKGEGKVFCGPEEVRVAYDSREVEEHAKIKVRIQGELIETTVGRVLFGEILPAHFPFRFVNQELTKKELMKMIDICYREAGSRETIVLLDKIKDIGFSYATKAGISICIDDMHIPQKKGALIENARKEVLEIERQYSDGLITNGERYNKVIDIWAHVTEVVASEMMKELGTAESGAKKGGVPHERKAFNSIFMMAESGARGSAQQIRQLGGMRGLMAKPSGEIIETPITANFREGLTVLQYFISTHGARKGLADTALKTANSGYLTRRLVDVAQDVIVGEEDCGSTDGIFVTALVEGGEIIEPLDERVLGRMTGEDIHDPLTQEVIVSINQELNEERVKAVVEAGVDRVKIRSVLTCQAKRGVCVRCYGRDLAKGRIVERGEAVGVIAAQSIGEPGTQLTMRTFHIGGTASKVVEQTILQAKNTGKLKYLNLSTVRNKDGDMVVMNRNGKIAIYDETGREKEKYSVIYGAKIKVQSGARVESNQKLVEWDPYSSVILTEVGGKIAYGDLSEGETIKEEVDEVTGLSRRVVIDFPGSTLRPRLSVKDEGGKTAKVSGTNAVARYLLPAGAHILVEKGGTVFPGDILAKIPRETTKTKDITGGLPRVAELFEARRPKEQAVISEIDGIVEYGGFIKGMRKVIVKNEMGDVKEYFIPKGKHVNVHEGDWVMAGEPLMDGSANPHDILDVLGPKELQKYLVDEVQEVYRLQGVSINDKHIEVIVRQMLRRVKVEEPGDADFLIGSQVDKFVFAEENEKVIANGGTPAIGRPILLGITKASLSTDSFISAASFQETTRVLTEAAISGRVDELVGLKENVIVGRLIPAGTGLIDYRDTFVKLPRSSGRELVAAPPENIENPAEGQQEIPVEELKP